One window of Salminus brasiliensis chromosome 16, fSalBra1.hap2, whole genome shotgun sequence genomic DNA carries:
- the rad51c gene encoding DNA repair protein RAD51 homolog 3 codes for MSVKSSCRGFYYENHTDAATERERREDMTSPAAQGPAAQGPAAQGPAAQGPVRFRGNLYHSHHSGAPPVMQRAVASLPLAPSVKAKLIHCGFHTAADLLDVQLLQLRKETGLLQEEAAEVLQTLRDDAQSDQQKAATESITALDLLHQEQTQSSVVTFCSELDAVLGGGVPVGKTTEICGAPGIGKTQLCIQLAVDVQIPVCFGGVGGKAVYIDTEGSFVVQRVVDMADAAVEHCALLAEDEEQRKALEDFTTEKILSGIFLVRCHGYVELLAEAYLLPDFLSKHPEVQLVVIDSIAFPFRHDFDDLSQRTRLLNGLAQQLIQLATEHSAAVVLTNQMTTKVSDGQSKLIPALGESWGHAATQRLILHWEGVKRLASLCKSPNQKEATVQYQITGQGFRDSSNSVEAQPCSPAAGNHSKRLRTEQQRD; via the exons ATGTCTGTGAAGAGTTCGTGTCGTGGCTTTTATTATGAAAATCACACCGACGCTGCGACTGAGCGCGAGCGCAGGGAGGACATGACGAGCCCCGCAGCTCAGGGTCCCGCAGCTCAGGGTCCCGCAGCGCAGGGTCCCGCAGCGCAGGGTCCCGTCCGGTTTAGAGGGAACCTCTACCATTCTCACCACAGCGGAGCACCGCCAGTAATGCAGAGGGCCGTGGCCAGCCTGCCTCTGGCTCCTTCTGTGAAGGCGAAATTAATACATTGTGGTTTCCACACGGCGGCGGATTTACTCGATGTGCAACTACTTCAACTCCGCAAAG AAACCGGACTCTTGCAGGAGGAAGCGGCTGAGGTGTTGCAGACCTTGCGAGATGATGCCCAGTCTGACCAGCAGAAGGCAGCAACAGAAAGCATAACAGCACTGGACCTCCTACACCAGGAGCAGACTCAGAGCAGTGTAGTGACCTTCTGCTCCGAGCTCGATGCTGTTCTCGGAGGAGGGGTTCCTGTGGGAAAGACCACTGAGATATGCGGAGCTCCGGGCATCGGAAAGACTCAGCTTTG TATCCAGCTGGCTGTAGACGTGCAGATCCCCGTGTGTTTTGGCGGTGTGGGAGGAAAGGCTGTGTATATTGACACAGAGGGCAGCTTCGTGGTCCAGCGGGTGGTGGACATGGCGGACGCTGCAGTGGAGCACTGTGCTTTACTGGCAGAGGATGAAG AGCAGCGAAAAGCACTGGAGGACTTCACCACGGAGAAAATCCTCTCCGGCATCTTCCTCGTCCGTTGTCATGGTTACGTAGAGCTGCTGGCCGAGGCCTACCTCCTACCTGACTTCCTGTCCAAGCATCCTGAG GTGCAGCTGGTGGTGATTGACAGCATTGCCTTTCCATTCAGGCATGACTTTGATGACCTCTCTCAGAGAACCCGCCTCCTCAATGGTCTCGCCCAGCAGCTCATCCAGTTAGCCACAGAACACAGTGCAGCA GTTGTGCTGACCAATCAGATGACGACCAAAGTCTCAGACGGCCAATCCAAACTCATCCCTGCTttag GTGAGAGTTGGGGTCATGCTGCCACTCAGAGGCTGATCCTGCACTGGGAAGGTGTAAAACG gttAGCATCTCTCTGCAAGTCCCCAAACCAAAAGGAGGCCACAGTCCAGTATCAGATTACG GGTCAAGGTTTCAGAGACTCCAGCAACTCAGTCGAAGCTCAGCCCTGCAGCCCTGCGGCAGGAAACCACAGCAAGCGTCTCCGTACGGAGCAGCAGCGGGATTAA
- the atg101 gene encoding autophagy-related protein 101, translating to MNCRSEVLEVSLEGRQVDEALLSLLHTILLHRSTGKFHYKKEGTYSIGTVGTQDTDCDFIDFTFVRVSSDELDRVIRKAVAEFKDALGNSGSDGMGQISLEFYQKKKSRWPFSDECIPWEVWTIKVNVVNLANEQERQICREKVGEKLGEKVINIVEVINRHEYLPKMPTQSEVDNVFDTSLKDVQPYLYKITYQITDSLGTSVSTTMRRLIKDTLAL from the exons ATGAACTGCCGCTCGGAGGTGCTGGAGGTGTCTCTGGAGGGGAGGCAGGTGGACGAGGCCTTGCTGTCGCTGCTCCACACCATCCTGCTGCACCGCAGCACTGGCAAGTTCCACTACAAGAAGGAGGGCACCTACTCCATCGGCACGGTGGGCACCCAGGACACGGACTGCGACTTCATCGACTTCACCTTCGTCCGAGTGTCTTCAGACGAGCTGGACCGGGTCATCAGGAAGGCAGTGGCCGAGTTTAAG GATGCTCTTGGGAACTCTGGGAGTGATGGAATGGGCCAGATCTCACTGGAGTTCTACCAGAAGAAGAAGTCCCGATGGCCGTTTTCCGACGAGTGCATCCCCTGGGAGGTGTGGACCATAAAGGTCAACGTGGTGAACCTGGCCAACGAGCAGGAGCGGCAGATATGCCGGGAGAAAGTGGGCGAGAAGCTGGGCGAGAAAGTCATCAACATCGTGGAGGTCATCAACCGGCACGAGTATCTGCCAAAGATGCCCACCCAGTCCGAGGTCGACAACGTGTTTGACACGAGCCTGAAGGACGTCCAGCCTTACTTGTACAAAATCACCTACCAGATCACAGATTCCCTCGGGACGTCCGTGAGCACCACCATGAGACGGCTGATCAAAGACACTTTAGCTTTATGA
- the zbtb21 gene encoding zinc finger and BTB domain-containing protein 21, with product MDVSESRGGATTRSARTRAEMESLVHYSSPAHALSLLGVLNDQRLRGHLCDVVLVVGENRYQAHRSVLSASSEYFQSVFSRSDSESRAVIHLDFCEPDAFEIVLNYIYSSSLFVDKCSLAVIQELGYSLGIPFLTNIMSTRPQVSYCVSRKRLSFSEEDDGTFEKRSVIVRQSGMGAAHRASGSNLQGKALKRTESTSNETPPAQAFREQAHLSSGDMKPNEMGTNVPSVRANANTQPENGDTKSAVSTLPSILKGHEHRSPSGRPQLTSSVSFSESVQHASMQCDHADGKPEVEQVYDSKPVSVCQQGLHNHTIDRSGPLIKSLLRRSLSMDSPVPVFSPVLELKDSQSREQSVVKLVSSKTAGPPPPPPPPSESKPQITRQMPPLILRSKQHNALDKEGTQGAEVRVKTEPSSPLADPSEIIRITVGDNLPVSFKDFQANFEESPRTYFSPSAKRKMKLDGGSNPFKRTRALRDEHQLMHEDSTSDEPPHNSNMDDVSQEPGELRPSKMFKCWSCLKVFRSNAGLYRHVNMYHNPEKPYACDICHKRFHTNFKVWTHCQTQHGVVQNPAPSSSSYSVLDEKFQRKLIDIVREREIKKALIMKLRRNKQGLQAQTFAKKNRRSRTYGCSYCGKMFIFQSHFKLHMKVHTAERAAVEAQEDDGGLCERQDQAGHVKENQDKDVFPCRLCNEKLSSFAELEDHERACRYATVCPYCGLRFSNTLVKKDHEAHCKYKKLTCLECMRTFKSSFSIWRHQVEVHNQNVMTVREQLTQGHQDATREATDVLRALPPQSKEPVGQIGLTSREEGVYSDSSAPANFDSEDSSSYMPEDLSSGQGELRVKEEPEETAVTDREQATGESMALEEPGVWPCEKCGKLFSSHKDLERHQELLCHIKPFICHICHKAFRTNFRLWSHYQSHMSSSEDPGARQVDRQPASPSSPSPPLTISVQEPQASRVSPPTLTQSTAAGPEEEPRQSKSPMSKPKRPEQEKPEIEGQEHALPRSDSTDKPAASQEPDTLFYHAPTLSALTFKRQYMCKLCHRTFKTAFSLWSHEQSHSHL from the exons ATGGATGTGAGCGAGTCGCGCGGAGGAGCAACAACACGGAGCGCGCGGACACG GGCTGAGATGGAGTCTCTGGTGCACTACAGCAGCCCTGCTCATGCCCTCTCACTGCTGGGCGTCCTGAACGATCAGCGTTTGAGAGGTCATCTCTGTGATGTGGTGCTGGTGGTTGGAGAGAACCGCTATCAGGCCCACAGAAGCGTCCTTTCGGCCAGCAGTGAGTATTTCCAGTCGGTGTTCTCCCGATCGGACTCGGAGAGCCGCGCTGTCATCCACCTTGACTTCTGTGAGCCCGACGCTTTCGAGATCGTGCTGAACTACATCTACTCCTCATCCCTGTTTGTGGACAAATGCAGCCTGGCCGTCATACAGGAGCTCGGCTACAGCTTGGGCATTCCCTTCCTGACCAACATCATGTCCACAAGGCCACAGGTGTCTTATTGCGTGTCCAGAAAGAGGCTGTCCTTCTCCGAGGAGGACGACGGCACCTTCGAGAAGAGGAGCGTTATAGTACGCCAAAGCGGAATGGGTGCGGCTCACAGAGCGAGTGGCTCAAACCTGCAGGGAAAAGCACTGAAACGCACAGAGTCGACCTCGAATGAGACGCCACCTGCTCAAGCTTTCCGAGAACAGGCTCACCTTTCCTCAGGAGACATGAAACCAAATGAAATGGGGACTAATGTTCCTTCTGTTAGAGCCAACGCAAACACTCAGCCAGAGAATGGCGACACCAAATCTGCCGTCTCTACCCTTCCATCCATCCTCAAAGGCCATGAGCACAGGTCGCCCTCCGGACGGCCGCAGTTGACCTCCTCGGTGTCGTTTAGTGAATCCGTACAGCACGCCAGCATGCAGTGTGATCATGCAGATGGCAAACCGGAAGTGGAGCAGGTGTACGATTCGAAGCCAGTATCTGTTTGCCAACAAGGTCTGCATAACCATACCATCGACAGGAGTGGACCCCTCATTAAGAGCCTGCTGCGGCGATCCCTGTCCATGGACAGTCCAGTACCGGTTTTCTCTCCGGTTTTGGAACTGAAAGACTCTCAAAGCAGAGAGCAGTCTGTGGTCAAGTTAGTGTCGTCAAAAACAGCAGggccaccaccacccccaccaccaccatctgAAAGTAAGCCTCAGATCACTAGACAAATGCCACCCCTCATTCTCAGGTCCAAACAGCATAACGCGCTCGACAAGGAAGGCACTCAGGGAGCCGAGGTGAGGGTTAAAACGGAGCCCAGCAGCCCGCTGGCCGACCCCTCCGAAATCATACGCATCACCGTAGGGGACAATCTACCGGTCAGCTTCAAAGATTTTCAGGCCAACTTCGAGGAAAGCCCCAGGACGTACTTCAGTCCTTCGGCGAAAAGGAAGATGAAGCTAGACGGTGGCTCCAACCCCTTCAAGAGAACCAGGGCTTTAAGAGACGAACACCAGCTCATGCATGAGGACAGCACGTCTGACGAACCACCTCACAACTCCAACATGGACGATGTCAGTCAGGAACCTGGAGAGCTGAGGCCCAGCAAGATGTTCAAATGCTGGAGCTGCCTAAAGGTGTTCAGGTCAAATGCTGGCCTTTACCGGCACGTGAACATGTACCACAACCCCGAGAAGCCCTACGCTTGCGACATCTGCCACAAGCGCTTCCACACCAACTTTAAAGTGTGGACACACTGCCAGACCCAGCATGGAGTGGTCCAAAACCCTGCCCCGTCCTCCAGCTCTTATTCAGTACTAGATGAGAAGTTCCAGAGGAAGCTGATAGACATAGTGCGAGAGCGGGAGATCAAGAAAGCCTTGATTATGAAGCTCAGGAGAAACAAGCAAGGCCTTCAGGCTCAAACCTTTGCCAAGAAAAACCGCAGATCAAGGACGTACGGCTGTTCCTATTGcggcaaaatgttcattttccagTCGCATTTTAAGCTGCACATGAAGGTGCACACCGCCGAGAGAGCCGCCGTTGAGGCGCAGGAAGATGATGGCGGTCTATGTGAGAGGCAGGACCAAGCCGGACACGTCAAGGAGAACCAAGACAAGGACGTGTTTCCCTGTAGGTTGTGCAATGAGAAACTGTCCTCGTTTGCTGAGCTGGAGGACCATGAGAGAGCTTGCCGGTATGCAACAGTCTGCCCTTACTGCGGGCTCAGATTCTCCAACACGTTGGTGAAGAAGGACCACGAGGCCCACTGCAAGTACAAAAAGCTGACCTGCCTGGAGTGCATGCGCACGTTCAAGTCCTCGTTCAGCATATGGCGGCACCAAGTGGAAGTTCACAACCAGAACGTGATGACCGTAAGGGAGCAGCTCACCCAAGGCCACCAGGACGCTACCCGGGAAGCCACGGACGTCCTCCGAGCCCTACCACCACAGTCTAAGGAGCCAGTGGGACAAATCGGTTTGACCAGCCGAGAAGAAGGGGTTTACAGCGATTCCTCGGCTCCTGCCAACTTTGACTCGGAGGATTCTTCGTCTTACATGCCAGAGGATTTGAGCTCAGGTCAGGGCGAGCTGAGGGTGAAGGAGGAGCCGGAGGAAACGGCAGTGACCGACAGGGAACAGGCCACTGGTGAATCCATGGCCTTGGAAGAGCCAGGGGTTTGGCCTTGCGAAAAGTGTGGGAAACTCTTTAGCTCCCACAAAGACCTGGAGCGGCACCAGGAACTTCTCTGCCACATCAAGCCCTTCATCTGCCACATCTGCCACAAGGCATTCCGGACCAACTTCCGGCTGTGGAGCCACTACCAGTCCCACATGTCGTCCTCTGAAGACCCCGGGGCTAGGCAGGTGGACCGGCAGCCAGCATCTCCGTCCTCCCCGTCTCCGCCTCTGACCATCTCTGTCCAGGAACCTCAAGCTTCAAGAGTATCTCCGCCAACCCTGACCCAATCCACAGCGGCTGGCCCGGAGGAGGAACCACGACAGTCCAAGTCTCCGATGTCCAAGCCCAAGAGGCCGGAGCAAGAAAAGCCGGAAATCGAAGGTCAGGAACATGCTCTTCCCCGCTCGGATAGCACAGACAAGCCGGCAGCTTCTCAGGAACCGGACACCCTCTTCTATCATGCCCCGACTCTGTCTGCACTTACCTTTAAGAGGCAGTACATGTGCAAGCTTTGCCACAGGACCTTTAAGACTGCCTTCAGCCTGTGGAGTCATGAGCAGAGCCACAGTCATCTGTGA